From Roseateles sp. SL47:
GGGCTGGAGCGTCGATGGTGCCTGACCAGTCCGTGCAGTATCTGCAAACGCTTGATGTTGCAAAACTGATCCCCTTGCATAACTTCCAACAGAGCATCCAACGCTTCGTGCAGAGTGTGCTCGCCAGGCTGGATGCCAAGCAACTCAGTGAGACCAACCTATCGAAGCTCTGGGCGGCGTTGCAAGAAGATCAGGCAGACCCCCACGCATTCCGACTCAGAAAGTTGGAAGCAGAACTTGGCTTTGATCCTGAGGAATGCCCTGAGGACCAGTTGAACGCGGCGATGCAATGGGAAGCGCGAGTGGGCCCACTGGCACTGTCGGAATTGGCTCCGGCCATTGCATCCTCGGGCGCCAGCCCCGACTTGTCGATACTGGGTCAATTGGCAAACGCCGAAGGAATTGTTGGCACCCCAGACGTCAAACCTGACAGCATTCAACACCTGGACGATGGGGCTCCCTGGGAGCAAGCCGTTCATGATGCGCAGGCCCTGCGTCGAAGGATTGGCAATGTCAGCGATCCCATGACCAGCAAGTGCCTGCACGGCCTGCTTGGCTTGAGCTCGGACGCCCTTGCAAACTGGTCCGTACCGGCATCCCGTCCGCCGGTCGCAGTAGCCGTTCCCACCGTCGGAGATGCTTTGAAGTTCGTGCCCCGTCGACGCAGTCCCATTGGTCAGCGGTTTGAGTTGGCTCGCTTTTTGGGCGAATACCTGCGTGTGTCGTCGGACGAGAGTCAGTGGCTGGCGTCGTCGGACCTGAAAACTTCACGGCAAAAGTACCAGCGTGCCTTCGCTGCAGAGTTGCTGTGCCCCATAGATTCGTTGACTTCGTTCTTGAATGGTGACTTGTCGTCCGATGCCATTGAAGAAGCGGCCCACCACTTCGAGGTCAGCGAGCAGGCCGTTACGAGCTTGCTACTCAATAACGGCTACCTCTCCCGTGATTGGTCGGAGATGCTCCCTTATCGGACGGCAGCTTGAATTCCGGCTAGGCCAAGCCTACTTGC
This genomic window contains:
- a CDS encoding ImmA/IrrE family metallo-endopeptidase; the protein is MTELLINAKWMAASSGEPEVRATAAHIDIHVDRVCLTRNQDIWAETVRDSAFLSAYPLAMWLASSWWRLNYEPLPAQPPGYDWRSAHELGAANHGFVWPRVIFIPDGEAVQVWAGASMVPDQSVQYLQTLDVAKLIPLHNFQQSIQRFVQSVLARLDAKQLSETNLSKLWAALQEDQADPHAFRLRKLEAELGFDPEECPEDQLNAAMQWEARVGPLALSELAPAIASSGASPDLSILGQLANAEGIVGTPDVKPDSIQHLDDGAPWEQAVHDAQALRRRIGNVSDPMTSKCLHGLLGLSSDALANWSVPASRPPVAVAVPTVGDALKFVPRRRSPIGQRFELARFLGEYLRVSSDESQWLASSDLKTSRQKYQRAFAAELLCPIDSLTSFLNGDLSSDAIEEAAHHFEVSEQAVTSLLLNNGYLSRDWSEMLPYRTAA